The proteins below come from a single Burkholderia contaminans genomic window:
- a CDS encoding DUF4148 domain-containing protein, which produces MNTHWLVAAAVAAISLAGIATQASAQELTRAQVRQELINAESNGLRFVTDTSYPDVSPLFQRQVEQMPAHQAGTAVGGDPAASSEAGKPATMSSRRGSAACVGPASFCAIYFGS; this is translated from the coding sequence ATGAACACGCATTGGCTGGTGGCCGCCGCGGTAGCGGCGATTTCTCTCGCGGGTATCGCGACGCAAGCGTCGGCCCAGGAACTGACGCGCGCGCAGGTCAGGCAGGAACTGATCAACGCCGAAAGCAACGGGCTGCGCTTCGTGACCGATACGTCGTATCCGGACGTGAGCCCGCTGTTCCAGCGGCAGGTCGAACAGATGCCGGCGCATCAGGCCGGCACGGCGGTCGGCGGCGATCCGGCCGCGTCATCCGAAGCGGGTAAGCCGGCGACGATGTCGTCGCGCCGGGGTTCTGCCGCATGCGTCGGCCCCGCGAGTTTCTGCGCGATCTATTTCGGAAGCTGA
- a CDS encoding lysylphosphatidylglycerol synthase domain-containing protein, producing MTTPTNAGADAAERNAARGDTRLRHVGQLAALGGLALAVWLIWREHPLDILHRLQIAGAGLLLAALAHILPMLANAWDWRMLIRGRRRPSFATMLKLVWIRESINGLLPVARIGGEIVSFGLLRQAGVRPATVVASLVADMQLTLISQLVFALVAIGYVLGHVSSDAARVAGNLAIGMAALVPVLLLFALVQHARPFERAMRVLNRVTSGKVVALVGESARTDQSIRMIWRKTGVVVRYLVIWQTLQFVGYALEIWLALYFLGAEPTFAQALAIEALIQLVSSIAFLMPGGLGVQEGGFVLIGGLLGFDPPTCLALAGARRVRDLLFYLPGLVAWQWAAGSANRPGGAKNAPLPIGESARSR from the coding sequence ATGACGACGCCGACGAACGCCGGCGCCGATGCCGCGGAGCGGAACGCCGCGCGGGGCGACACACGGCTTCGCCATGTGGGGCAGCTGGCGGCGCTGGGCGGGCTGGCGCTCGCCGTGTGGCTGATCTGGCGTGAGCATCCGCTGGACATCCTGCATCGCCTGCAGATCGCCGGGGCCGGCCTGCTGCTCGCGGCGCTGGCGCACATCCTGCCGATGCTCGCGAATGCGTGGGACTGGCGGATGCTGATCCGCGGCCGGCGCCGGCCGTCGTTCGCGACGATGCTGAAGCTCGTGTGGATCCGCGAATCGATCAACGGGTTGTTGCCGGTCGCGCGGATCGGCGGCGAGATCGTGTCGTTCGGCCTGCTGCGGCAGGCGGGCGTGCGGCCGGCAACTGTCGTCGCCAGCCTCGTCGCCGACATGCAGCTGACGCTGATCAGCCAGCTGGTGTTCGCGCTGGTCGCGATCGGCTACGTGCTCGGGCATGTGTCGTCCGATGCTGCGCGCGTGGCCGGCAATCTCGCGATCGGCATGGCCGCGCTGGTGCCGGTGCTGCTGCTGTTCGCACTGGTGCAGCATGCGCGGCCGTTCGAGCGCGCGATGCGCGTGCTCAACCGCGTCACGAGCGGCAAGGTGGTGGCGCTGGTCGGCGAATCGGCGCGTACCGATCAGTCGATCCGGATGATCTGGAGAAAGACCGGCGTCGTCGTGCGTTATCTCGTGATCTGGCAGACGCTGCAGTTCGTCGGCTATGCGCTGGAAATCTGGCTCGCGCTGTATTTTCTCGGCGCGGAGCCGACGTTCGCGCAGGCGCTCGCGATCGAGGCGCTGATCCAGCTCGTGAGCAGCATTGCGTTCCTGATGCCGGGCGGGCTCGGGGTGCAGGAGGGCGGGTTCGTGCTGATCGGCGGGCTGCTCGGGTTCGACCCGCCGACCTGCCTCGCACTGGCCGGCGCCCGCCGCGTGCGCGACCTGCTGTTCTATCTGCCGGGCCTGGTGGCATGGCAGTGGGCGGCCGGTTCGGCGAACCGGCCGGGCGGGGCGAAAAACGCGCCGTTGCCCATCGGGGAATCCGCCCGGTCGCGTTGA
- a CDS encoding aspartyl/asparaginyl beta-hydroxylase domain-containing protein, which produces MSVAYDYAAGLLRRLFDRHIDGGAVLDPAAFPDAGRFVRAWTDIQAEAFAVARDMPRIPRFHEIMREQYDISANDARDWRMFIMQAYGQPFPRNLSRCPTVASIVATSPDVLSASLSFLAPGKHIPPHRGPFRGILRGYLVLSMPKRADGTPAAVLKVDGHEYRLDEGRFLLWDDTFMHEVWNDSDEVRIVLLLDIRRRGMPRLLTWLSNAVIGVVRLGIRIRGRSIPV; this is translated from the coding sequence ATGTCCGTCGCTTACGACTATGCAGCCGGCCTGCTGCGCAGGCTGTTCGACCGCCATATCGACGGCGGCGCGGTGCTCGACCCGGCCGCGTTTCCCGACGCAGGGCGTTTCGTCCGCGCATGGACCGACATCCAGGCTGAAGCGTTCGCCGTGGCGCGCGACATGCCGCGCATTCCGCGCTTTCACGAGATCATGCGCGAGCAGTACGACATCTCGGCCAACGATGCGCGCGACTGGCGGATGTTCATCATGCAGGCGTACGGACAGCCGTTCCCGCGCAACCTGTCGCGCTGCCCGACCGTCGCGTCGATCGTCGCGACATCGCCGGACGTGCTGTCCGCATCGCTGTCGTTCCTCGCGCCCGGCAAGCACATTCCACCGCATCGCGGCCCGTTTCGCGGCATCCTGCGCGGCTATCTGGTGCTGTCGATGCCGAAGCGCGCGGACGGCACGCCGGCCGCCGTGCTGAAGGTGGACGGCCACGAATACCGGCTCGACGAAGGACGCTTCCTGCTGTGGGACGACACGTTCATGCACGAGGTATGGAACGACAGCGACGAAGTGCGGATCGTGCTGCTGCTCGATATCCGCCGGCGCGGGATGCCGCGCCTGCTCACGTGGTTGTCGAATGCGGTGATCGGTGTGGTGCGGCTCGGGATCAGGATTCGCGGGCGATCGATTCCGGTTTAG
- the denD gene encoding D-erythronate dehydrogenase yields MKVLITGGAGFLGQRLARKLLERGELTGPDGRSEKIDELVLLDVVAGSDFGDARVTPIVGDIADRAVLDSAIDTQTGAIFHLAAIVSGQAEADFDLGMRINLDASRTLLEVCRARGHRPRVVFTSSVAVYGGTLPDVVQDDTALNPQSSYGAEKAIAELLLCDYARRGFVDGRVLRLPTISVRPGRPNAAASSFASGIIREPLNGEESVCPVPGSTRLWLLSPRGAIEALVAGCEIDGAKLGNKRVINLPGLSVSVDEMIAALREVAGDEVVKLIRHVPDERVEKIVGSWPGRWDTSRAEALGLKGDTSFADVIRSHLADERR; encoded by the coding sequence ATGAAAGTACTGATCACCGGCGGCGCCGGCTTTCTCGGCCAGCGTCTCGCGCGCAAGCTGCTCGAGCGCGGCGAACTGACCGGCCCCGACGGCCGCAGCGAGAAGATCGACGAGCTGGTCCTGCTCGACGTCGTCGCCGGCAGCGATTTCGGCGACGCGCGCGTGACGCCGATCGTCGGCGACATCGCCGACCGCGCGGTGCTCGACAGCGCGATCGACACGCAAACGGGCGCGATCTTCCACCTCGCGGCGATCGTCAGCGGGCAGGCCGAAGCCGATTTCGACCTCGGCATGCGGATCAATCTCGACGCGTCGCGTACGCTGCTCGAAGTGTGCCGCGCGCGTGGCCATCGGCCGCGCGTCGTGTTCACGAGCTCCGTCGCGGTCTATGGCGGCACGCTGCCGGACGTCGTGCAGGACGACACCGCGCTGAACCCGCAATCGTCGTACGGCGCCGAGAAGGCGATCGCCGAGCTGCTGCTGTGCGACTACGCGCGGCGCGGCTTCGTCGACGGCCGCGTGCTGCGGCTGCCGACGATCAGCGTGCGGCCGGGCCGCCCGAATGCGGCTGCGTCGTCGTTCGCGAGCGGCATCATCCGCGAGCCGCTGAACGGCGAGGAAAGCGTGTGCCCGGTGCCGGGTTCGACGCGGCTGTGGCTGTTGTCGCCGCGCGGGGCGATCGAAGCGCTCGTCGCGGGCTGCGAGATCGACGGCGCGAAGCTCGGCAACAAGCGGGTGATCAATCTGCCCGGCCTGTCGGTATCGGTCGACGAAATGATCGCGGCGCTGCGCGAAGTCGCGGGCGACGAAGTCGTGAAGCTGATCCGCCATGTGCCGGACGAGCGCGTCGAGAAGATCGTCGGCAGCTGGCCGGGCCGCTGGGATACGTCGCGCGCGGAAGCGCTCGGGCTGAAGGGCGATACGTCGTTCGCGGACGTGATCCGCAGCCATCTCGCCGACGAACGGCGCTGA
- a CDS encoding ATP-binding protein — MISRSIRRRVSSMALGCVTVVWLVAVFGSFRYATREIGEWEDARLVEYASLLVDLSPADLERLARVPPDARVELDRGHSRPGPVTDGDRLPRDVLFEVRDAQGHVVASSLPAEAAGLPAARNSRGTPETIVIHDTPWRTHTLRDDASGRWIRVMEIVNTRSDLATGIARGIVLPLIVALPVLALLLWYLIGRGLAPLKTLSALIGARDARSLEPLGIATVPDEVRALVDAIDRLLARLRQSIVRERAFTSDAAHELKTPLAAIKVQAQVALATDDPACKQLAMQRVVQGVDRSARLAEQLLLLARLDEYDRIPTRAVVVRELVEAAIDRHLAKASDKAIALVADTVSGRAIEADPILIGILLDNLVDNAVKYGRQGGRIEIGVDDDGTRQRIVVCDDGPGVAPGEHERLGDRFYRGSGVQSPGSGLGLSIVTRIAHYFGGTVQFGAGIGGRGLGVVITLPSAGASEPSPAGEAGGPASRAIPRA; from the coding sequence ATGATCTCCCGCTCGATACGGCGCCGCGTGTCGTCGATGGCGCTCGGCTGCGTGACCGTCGTGTGGCTCGTTGCCGTATTCGGCAGCTTCCGTTACGCGACGCGCGAGATCGGCGAATGGGAAGACGCCCGCCTCGTCGAGTACGCGTCGCTGCTGGTCGATCTTTCACCCGCCGACCTCGAACGCCTCGCCCGTGTTCCGCCGGATGCGCGCGTCGAACTGGATCGTGGCCATTCGAGGCCCGGCCCCGTGACCGACGGCGATCGCCTGCCGCGCGACGTGCTGTTCGAGGTACGCGACGCGCAGGGCCATGTCGTCGCGTCGAGCCTTCCGGCCGAAGCGGCCGGGTTGCCCGCCGCGCGCAACTCGCGCGGCACGCCTGAAACGATCGTCATTCACGACACACCGTGGCGCACGCACACGTTGCGCGACGATGCGTCGGGGCGCTGGATACGCGTGATGGAAATCGTCAACACGCGCAGCGATCTGGCGACCGGCATCGCGCGCGGCATCGTCCTGCCGCTGATCGTCGCACTCCCGGTGCTGGCGCTGCTCCTCTGGTACCTGATCGGGCGCGGCCTCGCCCCATTGAAGACGCTGTCGGCACTGATCGGCGCGCGCGACGCACGATCGCTCGAACCGCTCGGCATCGCCACCGTGCCGGACGAAGTGCGCGCGCTGGTCGACGCGATCGATCGCCTGCTGGCGAGGCTTCGGCAATCGATCGTGCGCGAGCGCGCGTTCACGTCCGACGCCGCGCACGAACTGAAGACGCCGCTCGCCGCGATCAAGGTCCAGGCGCAGGTGGCGCTCGCGACCGACGATCCGGCATGCAAGCAACTGGCGATGCAACGGGTCGTCCAAGGCGTGGACCGCAGCGCGCGTCTCGCCGAACAACTGCTGCTGCTCGCCCGGCTCGACGAATACGACCGCATTCCGACGCGTGCCGTCGTCGTTCGCGAACTCGTCGAAGCCGCCATCGATCGCCATCTCGCGAAGGCATCGGACAAGGCCATCGCGCTCGTGGCCGACACCGTATCCGGACGAGCGATCGAAGCCGATCCGATCCTGATCGGCATCCTGCTCGACAACCTCGTCGACAATGCCGTCAAGTATGGCCGCCAGGGCGGCCGCATCGAGATCGGTGTGGACGATGACGGCACGCGGCAACGCATCGTCGTATGCGACGACGGGCCGGGTGTCGCACCCGGCGAGCACGAGCGGCTCGGCGACCGTTTCTATCGGGGCAGCGGCGTGCAATCGCCCGGCAGCGGGCTCGGATTGTCGATCGTCACACGCATCGCCCACTATTTCGGCGGCACCGTGCAGTTCGGGGCCGGCATCGGCGGGCGGGGCCTCGGCGTCGTGATCACGCTGCCGTCGGCAGGCGCGAGCGAACCGTCGCCAGCGGGCGAAGCCGGCGGGCCGGCGTCACGTGCGATACCCCGTGCTTAA
- a CDS encoding DUF4148 domain-containing protein → MKTYIAVLTMIGAIIGQSAFAQSAAPLTRAQVRDELIRLEAAGYDPAKGDEGEYPADIQAAEAKLAEQDRARMAAAAHAPASGMPAQTSN, encoded by the coding sequence ATGAAAACATATATCGCAGTACTGACGATGATCGGGGCGATCATCGGTCAGTCGGCCTTCGCGCAATCGGCCGCGCCGCTGACGCGCGCACAGGTTCGCGACGAATTGATCCGCCTGGAAGCAGCCGGGTACGACCCGGCGAAGGGAGACGAAGGCGAGTATCCGGCGGACATCCAGGCGGCGGAAGCGAAGCTTGCCGAGCAGGACCGGGCCCGGATGGCGGCTGCCGCGCACGCACCGGCGTCCGGCATGCCGGCGCAGACCAGCAACTAG
- a CDS encoding cytochrome b, producing the protein MTTPARYDTVARLLHWLIVALVVAQYAIGWTMPDVHRDTQPVGLIAAHLLVGTALLAAMVCRVLWRATHRPPASDLPPAMRALSGATHFALYALLIAVPVLGWINASSRAWGVTLLGIVPLPALSAAGSSFGHAMGDVHGILAWALFAGICLHVAAALAHRFVLRDQVTQRMMPW; encoded by the coding sequence ATGACCACGCCCGCCCGCTATGACACCGTTGCGCGCTTGCTTCACTGGCTGATCGTCGCGCTGGTCGTCGCGCAATATGCGATCGGCTGGACGATGCCCGACGTGCATCGCGACACGCAGCCCGTCGGCCTGATCGCCGCCCACCTCCTCGTGGGAACCGCGCTGCTCGCCGCGATGGTTTGCCGCGTGCTGTGGCGCGCGACGCATCGCCCGCCCGCGAGTGACCTGCCGCCCGCGATGCGCGCACTGTCGGGCGCGACGCATTTTGCGCTCTACGCGTTGCTGATCGCGGTGCCGGTGCTCGGCTGGATCAACGCGTCGTCGCGCGCGTGGGGCGTCACGTTGCTCGGGATCGTGCCGCTGCCCGCGCTGTCGGCAGCCGGCTCCAGCTTCGGCCATGCGATGGGCGATGTACACGGCATCCTCGCTTGGGCACTGTTCGCCGGCATTTGCCTGCACGTGGCAGCCGCGCTGGCGCACCGCTTCGTGCTGCGCGATCAGGTCACGCAGCGCATGATGCCCTGGTGA
- the hpnI gene encoding bacteriohopanetetrol glucosamine biosynthesis glycosyltransferase HpnI: protein MVLLHVLRALAEAMSIVCGLGVLLGIAYTITASVLVGRFFARAPAEPRDHPGVTVAKPLHGDEWQLVQHLESFFVQDYPGPVQHLFGVHDANDKALAAVETLRARYPDANIKVVADARLYGPNRKIANLVNMLEHAEYSVLCLADSDVLVERDYLRAVVGALQQPDVGIVTSVYRGIASPGFWPGVAVAMTNYHFLPGVITGLFIGRARPCFGQTIAFTRATLERIGGLTRFAHHLAEDHALGEAVRQVGAQVVIPPFVVGHACVEETFAKLYAHELRWSCTIRAADRLGHAGSVLMHPVPLALLALLFSGGTAVACGLVVAALAARALLMLKTSRATGAGLRGALWLPFVDLLQFFVFVSSFFSSHVVWRGTRFRVDREGLLSPASES, encoded by the coding sequence ATGGTATTGCTGCATGTGCTGCGCGCGCTGGCCGAGGCAATGTCGATCGTCTGCGGGCTGGGCGTGCTACTGGGCATTGCATACACGATCACGGCCAGCGTGCTGGTTGGCCGGTTCTTTGCCCGGGCGCCGGCCGAGCCGCGCGATCATCCGGGCGTCACCGTCGCGAAGCCGCTGCACGGCGACGAGTGGCAGCTCGTACAGCATCTCGAAAGCTTCTTCGTGCAGGATTATCCGGGGCCGGTTCAGCACCTGTTCGGCGTGCACGATGCGAACGACAAGGCCCTCGCGGCCGTCGAGACGCTGCGGGCGCGCTATCCTGACGCGAACATCAAGGTCGTCGCCGATGCGCGGCTTTACGGGCCGAACCGCAAGATCGCCAATCTCGTGAACATGCTCGAACACGCGGAGTATTCGGTGCTCTGTCTCGCCGACAGCGACGTGCTGGTCGAGCGCGATTATTTGCGCGCCGTCGTCGGCGCGCTGCAGCAGCCGGATGTCGGCATCGTGACGAGCGTGTATCGCGGCATCGCGTCGCCGGGCTTCTGGCCCGGTGTCGCCGTCGCGATGACGAACTACCATTTCCTGCCGGGCGTGATCACCGGGCTCTTCATCGGGCGCGCACGGCCCTGCTTTGGCCAGACGATTGCGTTCACGCGCGCGACGCTCGAACGCATCGGCGGGCTCACGCGTTTCGCGCATCACCTGGCCGAGGATCATGCGCTGGGCGAAGCGGTGCGGCAGGTGGGCGCGCAGGTCGTCATTCCGCCGTTCGTCGTCGGGCATGCATGCGTCGAGGAGACGTTCGCGAAGCTGTACGCACACGAATTGCGCTGGAGCTGCACGATCCGCGCGGCGGACCGGCTCGGTCATGCCGGCTCGGTGCTGATGCACCCGGTGCCGCTCGCGCTGCTGGCGCTGCTGTTCTCCGGCGGCACGGCCGTCGCATGCGGGCTGGTGGTCGCGGCGCTGGCCGCGCGGGCGCTGCTGATGCTGAAGACGAGCCGGGCGACCGGCGCGGGGCTGCGCGGCGCGCTCTGGCTGCCGTTCGTCGATCTCCTGCAGTTCTTCGTGTTCGTGTCGAGCTTCTTCTCGTCGCATGTCGTGTGGCGCGGCACGCGTTTTCGCGTCGACCGGGAAGGGCTGTTGTCGCCCGCGAGCGAATCATGA
- a CDS encoding ASCH domain-containing protein, which translates to MPRPALSIVKPAVDDIVAGRKRVEIRSWAPPAIPLRDLVLVQNTVFLRQDGQEDPDGIALALVDVVGVHDWTPDEARAQGKPWCAGYVCWELTNVRAIDPPFPCVARRGIYALDDDSGKVS; encoded by the coding sequence ATGCCGCGACCCGCGCTGTCGATCGTCAAACCCGCCGTCGACGATATCGTCGCGGGCCGCAAGCGGGTCGAAATCCGGTCGTGGGCGCCGCCGGCCATACCGTTGCGCGATCTCGTGCTGGTGCAGAACACGGTCTTTCTGCGACAGGACGGGCAGGAGGACCCTGACGGCATCGCGCTCGCGTTGGTCGACGTCGTGGGCGTGCACGACTGGACGCCTGATGAAGCCCGCGCGCAAGGCAAGCCATGGTGCGCCGGATACGTGTGCTGGGAACTGACGAACGTGCGGGCGATCGATCCGCCGTTTCCGTGTGTCGCCAGGCGCGGCATCTACGCACTGGACGATGATTCCGGCAAGGTGTCCTGA
- a CDS encoding WD40/YVTN/BNR-like repeat-containing protein, giving the protein MNDRLLVATRKGLFVLQADGHGGWTLDEPHFAGEPVSMALADPRDGTLYAALNLGHFGVKLHRRRAGAADWEECAVPVYPPQPAEAPPASARGNAGTGDADDAPPGPPQPPWTLQQIWSLEAGGADEPGVLWAGTIPGGLFRSDDGGSSWVLNRALWDRPERAEWGGGGYDAPGIHSVMVDPRDSRHVTIGISCGGVWQTADGGATWRVTADGMEADYMPPERRGEPNMQDPHRVVQCAANPDVLWTQHHCAIFRSTDGAEHWRRIEAQPSSFGFAVAVHPHEPDTAWFVPAVKDACRIPVNGRFVVTRTRDGGRSFQQFSNGLPSAPAYDLVYRHGLTIDETGTRLAMASTTGGLWTSDDGGENWRLVSAHLPPIYCVRFG; this is encoded by the coding sequence ATGAACGATCGACTGCTCGTCGCCACCCGCAAGGGCTTGTTCGTCCTGCAGGCCGACGGCCACGGCGGCTGGACGCTCGATGAGCCGCACTTCGCCGGCGAGCCGGTCAGCATGGCGCTCGCCGACCCGCGCGACGGCACGCTGTATGCCGCGCTGAACCTCGGCCATTTCGGCGTCAAGCTGCACCGCAGGCGCGCGGGCGCCGCCGACTGGGAAGAATGCGCGGTTCCCGTCTATCCGCCGCAGCCCGCCGAAGCCCCACCCGCCAGCGCCCGCGGGAATGCCGGCACCGGCGACGCGGACGACGCGCCACCCGGCCCGCCGCAGCCGCCGTGGACGCTCCAGCAGATCTGGTCGCTCGAAGCCGGCGGCGCCGACGAGCCGGGCGTGCTGTGGGCCGGCACGATTCCCGGCGGGCTGTTCCGCTCCGACGACGGCGGCAGTTCGTGGGTGCTCAACCGGGCACTGTGGGATCGCCCGGAGCGCGCCGAATGGGGCGGCGGCGGATACGATGCGCCGGGCATCCATTCGGTGATGGTCGATCCGCGCGACAGCCGGCACGTGACGATCGGCATCTCGTGCGGCGGCGTCTGGCAGACCGCCGACGGCGGCGCGACGTGGCGCGTGACCGCGGACGGCATGGAAGCCGACTACATGCCGCCCGAGCGGCGCGGCGAACCGAACATGCAGGACCCGCACCGCGTCGTGCAATGCGCGGCCAACCCGGACGTGCTGTGGACACAGCATCACTGCGCGATCTTCCGCTCGACCGACGGCGCCGAACACTGGCGGCGCATCGAGGCGCAGCCTTCGAGCTTCGGCTTCGCGGTAGCCGTGCACCCGCATGAACCGGACACCGCGTGGTTCGTGCCGGCCGTGAAGGACGCGTGCCGGATTCCGGTGAACGGCCGGTTCGTCGTCACGCGCACGCGTGATGGTGGGCGCAGTTTCCAGCAGTTCTCGAACGGATTGCCGAGTGCGCCGGCGTACGACCTCGTGTATCGGCACGGGCTCACGATCGATGAGACCGGCACGCGCCTCGCGATGGCGTCAACGACCGGTGGGTTATGGACGTCCGACGATGGCGGTGAAAACTGGCGGCTGGTGTCTGCGCATTTGCCGCCGATTTATTGCGTCAGGTTCGGGTGA
- a CDS encoding MoaD/ThiS family protein produces MAHLFFAASIQRHIETPEREIDARSVGEAFDTVFGEHPRLRGYILDDQGALRKHLSVFIDGQPIRDRQHLSDELGDASRVYVVQALTGG; encoded by the coding sequence ATGGCACACCTCTTCTTCGCCGCCTCGATCCAGCGGCATATCGAAACGCCCGAGCGCGAAATCGACGCCCGCTCGGTCGGCGAAGCATTCGACACCGTTTTCGGCGAGCACCCGCGGCTGCGCGGTTACATCCTCGACGACCAGGGTGCGCTGCGCAAACACCTGTCGGTATTCATCGACGGCCAGCCGATACGCGACCGGCAACACCTGTCCGATGAGCTCGGCGACGCCAGCCGGGTCTATGTCGTGCAGGCGTTGACGGGCGGATAA
- a CDS encoding response regulator, whose translation MRLLLVEDDDLIGSGLEISLSQAGYHVDWLRDGHAAAAALATTRFALVVLDLGLPGKSGTELLRALRDAGDTVPVLVLTARGTVADRVRGLDDGADDYLAKPFELTEVLARCRALVRRSQGRAGDEIVWRDITIDLTAHTVTRDASRIALTSREWAILVQLVSHPGAPQSRARLEDTLYGWQEGIESNAIEVHVSNLRKKLGADLIRTVRGIGYVVDLA comes from the coding sequence ATGCGACTCCTCCTTGTTGAAGACGACGACCTGATCGGCAGCGGTCTCGAGATCAGCCTGAGTCAGGCCGGCTATCACGTCGACTGGTTGCGCGACGGTCACGCGGCCGCCGCGGCGCTCGCGACGACGCGCTTCGCGCTCGTCGTGCTCGATCTCGGCCTGCCCGGGAAATCGGGCACGGAACTGCTACGTGCGTTGCGCGATGCCGGCGACACGGTCCCCGTGCTGGTGCTGACCGCGCGCGGCACCGTGGCCGACCGGGTCCGCGGCCTCGACGACGGCGCGGACGACTATCTCGCGAAGCCGTTCGAGCTGACCGAGGTGCTGGCCCGCTGTCGTGCGCTCGTGCGCCGCTCGCAGGGCCGCGCCGGCGACGAGATCGTGTGGCGCGACATCACGATCGACCTGACCGCCCACACCGTGACACGCGATGCGTCGCGCATCGCACTGACCTCGCGCGAGTGGGCCATCCTGGTGCAGCTCGTCAGCCACCCGGGTGCGCCGCAATCGCGCGCGCGCCTCGAAGACACCCTGTACGGCTGGCAGGAAGGTATCGAAAGCAATGCGATCGAGGTCCACGTCTCGAACTTGCGCAAGAAACTCGGCGCGGACCTGATCCGCACCGTGCGCGGCATCGGTTACGTCGTCGACCTCGCATGA
- the otnI gene encoding 2-oxo-tetronate isomerase produces the protein MPRFAANLSMMYTEHAFLERFAAAAYDGFKAVEYLFPYDFAAEDIRARLDAHGLEQALFNAPPGDWAAGERGTASLPGREDEFRRGIDLALDYARVLGNRKLHVMAGMVPPGADRARHRDTYLANLRHATQAAAAHGITILIEPINQRDMPGYFLSRQDDAQAICAEVGAPNLKVQFDCYHCQIVEGDLAMKLKRDFAGIGHIQIAGVPERHEPDIGELNYPYLFALIDALGYDGWIGCEYRPKAGTSEGLGWLKAYL, from the coding sequence CCGAGCACGCGTTCCTCGAACGCTTCGCCGCTGCCGCGTACGACGGCTTCAAGGCCGTCGAGTACCTGTTCCCGTACGACTTCGCCGCCGAGGACATCCGCGCGCGCCTCGACGCGCACGGCCTCGAACAGGCGCTGTTCAACGCGCCGCCCGGCGACTGGGCCGCGGGCGAACGCGGCACCGCATCGCTGCCGGGCCGCGAGGACGAGTTCCGGCGCGGCATTGACCTGGCGCTCGACTATGCACGCGTGCTCGGCAACAGGAAGCTGCACGTGATGGCCGGCATGGTGCCGCCGGGCGCCGACCGTGCACGCCATCGCGACACCTACCTGGCGAACCTGCGGCACGCGACCCAGGCCGCCGCCGCGCACGGCATCACGATCCTGATCGAGCCGATCAACCAGCGCGACATGCCCGGCTATTTCCTGAGCCGCCAGGACGACGCGCAGGCGATCTGCGCGGAAGTCGGCGCGCCGAACCTGAAGGTGCAGTTCGACTGCTACCACTGCCAGATCGTCGAGGGCGATCTCGCGATGAAGCTCAAGCGCGATTTCGCGGGCATCGGCCATATCCAGATCGCGGGCGTGCCCGAGCGCCACGAACCGGATATCGGCGAACTCAACTACCCGTACCTGTTCGCGCTGATCGACGCGCTCGGCTACGACGGCTGGATCGGCTGCGAGTACCGCCCGAAGGCCGGCACGTCCGAAGGGCTCGGCTGGCTCAAGGCGTACCTGTAA